AATTTAGAAGAGTCaaaagtgaaaagtgaaaagggtCTCGATTGTACAGAGCCCAGATGCAATACGAAAAATCTCCGATGTCTGACCGCTAgccgaagaagaaagaaaagcgtCTAACCCAAAAATTGCAAAAAGTAAAACTAAAGCTAAAAGAAGTGATCCCCTCGAATCTtgctttttcctcctttttataGCCGCCGTCAGTAGTATTCCTCCCAGGAGGAGGCTTTTGCCTAAGGGGCGCTGATCCCACGCTTCAGGTTCACGTGGACCGGGGTCCGGCTTTTCGGTAACGTCTATCTTGTCTGGCGTGGCCACGCCTTGAGATGAAAGGTTTTCTGGAAATTTACCTCAAGATATCATTTTTAATGCTaaccacctacaattcacacatatcaaatatgagtgaaattccatttcttagcaccatgaatagccaaaattaggacaagaTGACAAtgcaaaatgtgccaaataactGCTCTATCAAATTCGTCCTGAAAGAAAATTGTCATATTATTCTTCTAAGGAACCTAAATCCTACTAAGGATTATGTAATGGGACAAGACTCATTTGTAGAAGCTTAAAACAGCATGTGCTTTGTGCTGAGATTGCAGTGGGTGAGCATCGAGGCAAACAAGTTGTTTTGCTTAGAATTCCACTGCAGACATCTGATACTGAGAAAATTGGAATTcctttaaaacatattttgttTCCAATAAAGCTCTGCTTTGCCATGACAATCAATAAGTCGCAGGGTCAAACATTGGAACGTGTAGGCATCTATCTGCACGAGCCTGTTTTTTCGCATGGCCAGCTATATATTGCTTTATCTTGCGCTAAAATGGCAACTGCAGTTAAGGTTTTGATAATGCTGCCAACCTTTCATGATACTGTCGTTGAGGTTAAGACCCTGAATGTTGTTTACAGGGAAATTCTAGAATTAGCTAAAAATTGACTACAAGCATTAAGGTATTTGTACTCTTGTAGCTTTAACTGCAAAAATTCTTTGCATTGCCTGCATTCTACTCACTGCATTTAATGTTtactttctatttttatttgttcagTTTGAGGCTTTATATAGATTTGCTTCTTCTTTAATGCAGTATGGGTGATGTtttgtttattgatgatataaaGCTTGGAATGAAGTCATGGACATATATAGTAACAGTCcaagaaaaaatgaatattgGATCTTCGTTGTCTACTCCAACCAAGTACCAAAAATTCATACTTGCTGACTCAAAGGTAGACTTATGATAGCAACGACTATTACTATAGAAATTTTCAGTagttaatatatattatatacattATGATCTGTTTGGTTTTAACTCTTCCTTATttacttttctcattttttgttaAATCCTTTAGACTAATCTCTCTTTTGCAGGGATCTAAAGTTCAGGGGATACTTTTTAATTATGCCATagaaaaaatgggtccaaaGCTAAGGCTGTACAAAAAATATCGTATCTCTAATGCAGATGTTAGGCCTATTGCTGAAAAGTTTCGGATTGATGATCTTAAACTTCAGTGGGTTATAGGAACCGACACGGTTGTTGAAGAAGTTGATGAGGGTGATTCTGGTGTGTTGccattttgattcaattttacaGAATATAAAGATCTTGGCCATTATGCAGACTCTGTGAATGAAACTGTTGGTCAGTGCAATGCGCATTCTCctgtatattatatttatatgaaCCTCAAGTAGTGCTggttaacattttttttttctaatgtaGATGTCATTGGCGTTGTTGTTAGTGCATCATCTATCATTCTAGTCCATAAGGATTATGGTGACTCATCTGTGCAGAGATTTGTGCTTGTCAATGAAGAGTTAAGCATTATCTTCTTCTACAAATCTGTTGGTCATGAATTACATGTCTATTCTTGTTGCAGCATTAACTTTTATTGCAGTAATAAttgttttcttctttgctcTCCTTTTGCATAGAATGAATCCTATCGTACTATCTCTCTGGAATGAATTCATCTAAAACGAAGGAAAGGCAATCCTTCACCAGAAGGATAAGTTTCCTGTTGTCATATGTCGCAGGCTTAAAGTTGTCACGTATGATGGTTAGTGACACTATTGCtaagtatttttattttctctcaTGCTTTATGCCTATGTTTGTCTTGAGCTTAATAATATCAAAAAAATAGGGATCACTTTGTCAACTAAAAAAGACACAGCCATTCTTGTTAATCCACCAGTCAGAGATGCCAACTAGCTCAAACACTGGTAACTTTTCCTCAGCAATTTGTTTTTCCTACCTCTTAGACCTAAACACCATTAAAAAGAACATCGGTATGCTCTTTTCTGCTATTTTTGTAGGGCTGTTAGGAATGAAAAATACTTAGCTGATCTTGTTCAAGATAAAAAGACTTCAAATCGCAGCCCTCAGATGTTTTGTCAGTCGCAGCAAAGAATCACTTCGCTTATTGATGATGTTGTTCCTACTCAAAAGGTTAGCTGTATTTTTTAATAGCTTTCTTTTTCTCTAATTGTTTGGTGTATTATACAGATTATTCATCAGccattttatttcaaaatttgaatgtaattttttaaaatacctCAGCTGTCGTGGGTGAAAGCAAAGTTTTCCTTTCAACACATCTTCCAGAAGTACTATTACATGGCTTGTACCAAATGCCATCGCATGACATCGGCAAATTTTGGCACTACTTACACCTGCAATCACTGTGATGAAAAGCAGAAAGCTTCACCCAGGAAAATAATCTTACCTTTCAGCTATTTAATTTTTGCACAAAATTCTTAATCTCTGTATGAATTACCATACTAAGCAACTTTAATCTTATCTAATGTAGATGCCACTTTGATGTCAATCTCACGAATGACACAGATACACTAACTGCGTCGATACTTAGCGACTTAGCTGAAAATTTGCTCACATTCACTGCGGTTGAAGCTATGGAACATCACAAGAAGGTCATTTATATATGAGAAACTATCACAGCCCTTCCATTAAATTGCATCAAGATAATAGCAACCATAAAATTTATCAGTAGAGTAGTTCATGAACTGATATAAGAAAGCAAGATGGTATGATATTAGATAAAGTAACACGAAGAGAGGGCGAAAAATTACTGCTGCAGATCGCCAAAAACATCTTGCTTTCTTATAAAAGAAAACCTATTTTTTTGTTGTAACGTTACAATTTCCTTTActtgttggttattttattcTCTCTTATTACATCCTTTATTACATCCAACAACGTCAACTTTTATTTTCTAAAGGATATATCTACTATATCTTTTTTATGGGCATCCATGATAAATTGTTGCCGCGTATCGCGCGGCCCATGCCTCCAAGTGTTGAACTAGGAGGCATAATCACACTTCGCTAGTTAGAAATGTAAAATGCCCTACCCAATTTTGTATAgatcaaaaaaacaaaatatatgAAGTAATAAAAATAGTAATTTATGCAAAAAATAGTATTCCGATTATTAGTAATTattagtaaaattcaaaaaggatGGATCCTTAAGCTTAGTAATTTGTTTTGCATATGGAAACCGTTTGCAAAAGAAATCGCAATGACTAAAGAAAGAGGACATCAAAGTTACCAAAGAAACACTTCAAACATTCACTATCAAAACTGGATAAGTGCAGTCAGTAGCTTAACATTGATTTTGTGGCTAGATATCTATTATAAAAGCTTGACTCACTAAATAATTGCAACAACTTGCTAACATCAAACTTCCAGTGCTTTGGAAACATTGTTCCAAACCAGAACTCATCCTATATTAAGAACAGAAGATTCTGTATCAATATCAGGCCACTGGAGCAAGAAAATTACTTGGAGCCGCAAGACCATTGGACACCTACAAATAATAACAATTGACCGTAATCAATCAATACCAAATGATTGCACAAGAAATAAtcactttcaaaatttttgctgCACCCATTTGCCCAAGATCAAGAAGCTGAAAATGAGTTCCAAAAATCTCAGCAACATAACCATGTGAAGACCCATCTGGAAGGTCAACAACAAAGTGAAACCCTAGAGGTATAACAACTATCTCACCAGGAACTACTTGCAATCTATCACATTCAGTTGTGATCCATAACTCTACATAGACAACATGTACAATATAAATGAATGAATAGCATCTACAACCAAAAAGCTTATCAGTTGGAATATGAAAGTGAAAATGATTATAATCCAATTAAAAGGCATATGAGAGGCAGAATTAATTGGGATGATTGAGGTTTCATGATTCAACTATGCAACTTGATAAAATTGTTGAAACCATTACGATCTGTCCATTTGGACTGCCTTCCTAGATGATTACTACACACAAATAACGACAAAACATGAGTGTGTTAGGTAATTGCCCAGGTAATGAAAATACTTTGGCATCTATGCATGTTTATCAGGAGGCAGATATGTAATAGAATTTTCATGCATCAAGAGAGGCCCCATGGTTCTAGTTTGCAAAACACTATATTTATTGTGAGGCCTCATGCTTATTGCAGAAGAACTATCCGTAGATTGCAAGAGAATTTTGGAGGCTTAATTCAACTGACTTTCTTGTAACACTTTAACAACGAATACAACCTTTTTTAGCTATACATTGCTTTTAAGGAAGTTATTCCAACTTTAGCATGcgtgaaaatttatttttataaaaaccTGCAGTatgaatgaaaaaaatgttaagaATCAATCCCTCAAGCAGTAATTATATCTAACCAGAATATTATAAGGCAAAAACAGATATTCCCATGATAAAAGAAGAGCTTCACTGATACAAAATGTAGAAGGACATGATGCACTTAGAATGATCCCCTGCTTACCAGATATATCTAAAACAAAAGTCAGTTTGTATATTCTTTGATAAGCACTATAAGCATCTGAATATGCGGACACCGAATGTAGGGATTTGGATGTTCAGTGTTCTGAGTTGCTTCAAGATATTCACTATGCTTGAGAAGAAGTTCTAGCTCCTGATGCTTGTCCTCTAAATTGGTTTCTCTTTCCtgaagaaaacgaaaaaaaaggTCAGACCATTGAATCTTGTTTAAAATCGTCGACGCCCAACAATAAGCCAATGTAACCCCAAAGGAGAAGTTAGGATCACCTTAAACCAAACATGGCTAGTACATAGCTAGATAAAACAATCAGAAGCAAGAGGTTTTATTCTTACTGTGGTTGATAGCTTCATTTTTGGACGTATAAAGCTGAATGCTTAAATTTCTGAGTTCGCTAATCACAAACCTTAATGGCTTCACCCTTTCTTCTGAAATATTGTGATTACATTAATTACTCCCCCTGCGAAGCTGGCATTAAATTCAACATGCAAGGAATACAAACTGTAGTGATGCTATGCTAGTTATCCGCTATATCATTTAGGCCTTGTATAGATATACCTGAATTGCACTTTAAGGAATATCGTTAATGGCTTAGAGATTGATACCTGGTTATGGTTTTGATGTTAAGTCTATTTAGTTAATGATGCtacaaaaagaaatatttttacGTGTAGATTATTGATGGAAACATTTTATAATGAGAATGCATAAACATGTAATCATTTGAGGTTTCCATACCGGTTATTTTGAAAGTTGTTCATCTGATGTGCCATAAGCTGCCTGCTTTCAAATTTGTCCAACCTTCAGTTTTGGTGCATGTCCCACACCATATTTTTGGGGGTCAGAATTGAACTCTTCCATGTTAGGACACTTCTCTAAAACCACTTGTTCCAGGGATGGTAGATCAACAGAAAAAGACATTGCACAGAGTCTATTTATGTTAGACATGTCTTTGATCTTCATGCTGTATAGTTCCGGCAGTGAAATTCTCGTCTTCAGTGTCTTCTTCTCCTTCCTCATCATGGCTTATTAGTTCAACTATATCCTTACAGCTGCTAATGTTTATTTCTTTGAGCTGTTGAAGATATCGAGCCTCAGCAACTGAAAACAGCTTTCTCAGTCTTGAGCATTCACTCACCTCAATAATCCTAAGGTTTGGAAAACAAGCAAGCTGATATTGATCAACTGATACTTCTGGCCTCTTCTCGACAATTCTTTCTAACTTGTTGCACCAGTTTATCTTAAGAACTTCCAGTTGCAGTAGATTTTGAGCAATGGAATATGGAAAGATAACTTTTAGGCTCCCGCAGCTGCTGAGCTCAACCACTGTTAGTTTTACAAGGCGCACTGAAGGAGGAAGTGGTTTTACCCCTCCTTTCCATATGGTTCTCAAACTCTCCAGACCGTGTAACCTTATAATTCTAAGATTAGACAGAAGGAACTGTTGATTCTCAGAACTAATGTTGCCAAGGTCAAATACACTCGACATTTGCTTGCACCATGTTGCTTCAACTTCTTCCAAACTCAGTAGCCTCTGGAGTAATGTGGCAGTGATTGCTACCCACATCCGCTTGCAACTTTGaagttttaaaaactttaacttGTGCAGCGAACCAACTGGAAGTAATTTTGGACATATAACGAACAATTCGTTCATAAGTTGAAGATGTAAACTTTCCAAAGCTGCCAAGATTGCAGGGGCATCACTTGCAGATTGGTTCATGGATAACAAAAACGAGGTTTCCATACAAGCAACGACCTTAAGATATCTTAAGTTGTTTAAGGTCCTCAGATCAACATCTAAAATATTCCTTATCATTTCATCATACAAGCAGAAAAGTCTCAAATCTTCTGTGTTCTGAAGTATGTCCTTCACTCCTTCAGGTATTGAAGTCTTAATTTCTCGGAGTGACAGGCTTCTTGAGTTTGGGTAACATGTCACTGAATCATACCCTTTACCAATAACTATCTCAAATTTTTGTACGTTAGGTATATGCAATTTTCTGGGAACCGATTCAGGATTGGATACTTGAATACATAAAGTAGTCAAGTGGGACAAGGATGTTATTTCTGAAAGACATGCTTTACTTGTGTCTTCAACCATCCCTTGAATCGCCCACTGATGAAAACTCTCCCACATGTAGAGTTCTTCTAATTGACACAAACGCGATAACAGGGTTGCCGGAACAGTCTTGAGCTTTTGGCAGAAGTTGAGGTCTAACAACCTCAGGTTGActaattctccaatctcctttgGTAATTCTTCAATATCACATCCATAGAAGCTTAGAACCTCAAGTCTTTTTAATTTTCCAAGGACTGCTACATCATCCAACTTGCAGTGATTTAAATGCAAAGTCCGAAGGTTCACCAAGGCTTCAAACGAGGAGGGAAGTTTGAAGGAACTGGACAGCATTGAGGTCCATTTGTCTGGTTCAAAATAGTGATTTAGAGAGCGAGCACCAATTTTTTCACTTAAATCCAGCACCCTGAGCGTTGGCATCCCTAGAAAGAATCCCTCTGGTATTATCTCAAAAACCTCATTTTCCCCCAACAACAAAATTTCGAGCTTGGGACAAATTAGGCGCTCAGGAAGTGACTGAATATGATTAGTCATCAGAGAAATGATTACTGCATTGCGTTCAAGAGTCTCCTGATTTGGCCACTCCTTCAAGCCAAGACCTGCTTTTATGACGAAACCATGTTCCCTTGTAGATGCAATTGATATGGCAAAGTCACGAACCATATCATGCATTCTTACAGAATCTTCCGTACTGCTGTCCAGAAGCAAGCAACAGTCAGTAAGGTTTCTGATTATCCATCGTGTTTCTCTTCTTGCTTCCTCCATTGTGTCTACATCTGTAAACATTCCTTTTCCCAGTCCATAGCTGGCTATGTCTTCAATTTTTATATCATGATCCTCAGGAAACAAGCAACACAATAGAAAACATTCTTTAGCGTCCTCACTTTGCAGCTGATCGTAGCTCAACTTTAGGCATGAGAAAATgtttttttcttcattgcagTTGATGTTCAATGGTTTGGACTTCTTTAGTTGCTGAAGTGCAGCTTTCCAAAGCTCCAGATCTTTGTTTCTCAGTGCTCTCCCAACCGTTACAAGTGCCAATGGGAGCCCACAACATTCTCTAGCAACCTTCATGGCGACATCATCTTGTTGGGGAGAAAATGTATCAGCCAATGACCCTGCGTTAGTTTTAAACAGGTTCCAGGATTCATCATCTGACAAGAGTCTCAATGGAATTTCCATTGTTTTTCTAAGCCCCATAGTGCTGTGTCAAGATATATATCTGTCAAGATATGTATCCACTTTGTATATATCTCTTGTATATATAGTAGTTAGCATATTCTTCTCCTAATTAATAGGAGACCTAGCGTAATTGTTGGTAGGGCTCTGTACTCACATGTATATATAGATAATTGCTATGCTAATGATGGGGAATTTTTGGCCGCACAAATCTtgtcatggtatcagagccttgTGCTCTGATTCTTCAATAGACTTTATTCATTGATCTCTTTTCTCCTCGTGCATGGCCACTTCCGATAATAAGAAGGATGGTGACTCATCCAGAAAGAGAGTAACCTCCCCATATGATCTAAATCCTAATGACAATCCTGGAAATCTGGTTACCCATGTTCAACTGAAGGGTGATAATTATGATGAATGGGCCAAAGCTATTTGTATGTCTATGCGTTCGAAGAAGAAATTGGGGTTCCTGGATGGCACAATCCAACGTCCCGATGATGACTCTGATGATCTTGAAGATTGGTATACAGTGAACTCAATGTTGGTCTCGTGGATTTTCAATACTATTGAGTCCACACTCAGATCCACCATCTCTTACAAGGATAGTGCCTTCGATCTCTGGCAAGATATCAGGGAAAGATTTCGTGTGACAAATGGGCCTCGCATTCAACAACTTAAGGTTGCCGTTGTCGAATGTAAGCAAGGAAACTCAACCATTAGTGATTATTATGGCCGGATGAAAAAGCTTTGGGAAGAATTGGCAGACCACGATGCGATTCCGATGTGTCATTGTGGACGGTGTACATGCAACTTAACAAAAGCATTTGATAAGAGAGCTGAAGATGAGAAGGTACATCAATTTCTTATGGGACTTAATTCTGATATATATGGCACGATACGTTCCACCATATTGGGTAGTGATCCATTGCCCAATATGAACAAAGTCTATGCTTCTATGATTCGAGAAGAGCAGGTTCACACTGCTAGCTCGTCTAAAGAGATGAAAGGTGAAGTGATGAGTTTTGTTGCACAAATCAATCCGGGGCGTGGGCGTGCGATGGTGAAAGATCCAACTAGATTCTGCACTCATTGCAAACGCACTGGTCATGAAGCAGACAATTGTTTCCAATTGATTGGTTATCCTGACTGGTGGGGAGATCGTACTCGTGGTGTCGGGAGAGGCACTAGCCGAGGCAAAGGAACTGGACAAGGCCGTGGGGGAGGACGTGGAGGCCAGGCGCATGCAGCTATGGCTTCTGGGTCATCTACTAATGGAGCTCTTGAAGGAGGTTTGAATCAAAATGGTCTCACAGGAATAACTGAGGACCAATGGCAAATGTTGCAGACCTTCCTTAATGCACAAACAAAACCTACACTAAAGATGACTGGTAAGAAAACAAATGTGACATGGATTATCGACACCGGAGCCTCTAATCACATGACAGGCAATCTAGAACTCTTAATTGATCTCCAGGATTTGATGGGGTGTCCGGTGGGACTTCCTAATGGTGAATCTGTTATGGCAACTAAGGCAGGGGTGGCTGTGTTAAACAAACACTTAACCTTGCATGATGTGCTTTATGTACCAAATCTGACTTGCAATTTGATCTCTGTGTCTCAATTAATTCGTCAGAATAATTGCTTCCTGTTATTCACTGACATTTTATGTGCAATACAGGGCCGCACTTCGAGGATGCTGATTGGAATGGGTGAACAGCGGGAAGGGCTCTATTATCTTTGTGGCTCCTCTACCGTAAATGCAATTAAGACTGGTGACTCAAGCACGTTTGATCTCTGGCATAACCGGTTGGGTCACCCCTCCACTAAAATAATTGAGATGCTTCCTCATGTTGGCTGTCGAGGGTCTAGTAGCTTGACCAATAAAGTCTGTGAAGTTTGTCTTCGTGCAAAACAGACTCGAGCACGTTTTCCGCTTAGTGATCATCATTCTTTGAATATTTTTGAACTCATACATTGTGATTTATGGGGACCCTATCGTACCCCATCCTCTACTGgtgctatttattttttaacacTTGTTGATGATTGTTCTCGTGCTGTTTGGATTTTTCTTCTCAATGATAAGACTGCTGTTCCTCAAACCATGCGCAATTTCTTTTCCTACGTGCATAGACAATTCAACAAACAAGTTAAAGTGGTTCGTAGTGATAACGGTACTGAGTTCAATTCTTTGAAGCCTTATTTTGCTGAGCATGGTGTGATATTTGAAACTTCTTGCAAGGGCacgcctcaacaaaatggaCGTGTTGAACGCAAACACCAACACATTCTAAATGTTGGTCGGGCGTTAATGTTTCAGGGACATTTGCCTATTCAATTTTGGGGCGAATGTATTTTGACTGCCGGATACTTAATTAATCGCACACCTTCTGCTCTTTTACATgggaaaactccttatgagatTTTATATGGAAAACCTCCTTCTTATGATCATCTCCGAACTTTTGGCTGTTTGTGTTTTGTTCATAATCAAGATCGCAAAGGGGACAAATTTGCGAGTCGGAGTAGGCGCTGTGTTTTTGTCGGTTATCCGTATGGAAAAAAAGGGTGGCATGTTTATGATTTAGATACTCATGAATATCTTGTATCGCGTGATGTGATTTTTTCTGAATCCATTTTTCCTTATTCTGCTTCTGTATCCTCTCCTATCACTGCTCCTTCTTCTGCATTGCCTACTGGTGTTGATGAGGTTGTCTCTGAGCCGGAACTTGAACCTATTGGCGAGCCTGAGCCTGAGCTTGAGCCTGAGCCTATTCATGTGGTTCTACAGGATGAACCAGCGCTCGATCATCTTGGCGAATCTTCTCGTCCTACTGATGAGCAACCTGAGGAGCTTCTGGGCCGCGGTCATCGATCTAAGCAACAGTCAGTACTTCTTCGAGATTTTGTGACAAACACAATCACAACGTCGAGCCCTTCCCCCGCTTGTTCATCGCCCCAATCGCCGTCCTCAGGTACGACCTATCCTATAGCACATTTTATGAACTATGATCGATTTTCTTTGCGCCACAGGGACTTTCTTGCTACTCTTACTGCTGGACTTGAACCTTCTACATATACTGAGGCTGTTGTACATGACTGTTGGCGTGCGGCTATGCAACATGAGCTACAGGCCTTGGAGACTAATGGCACTTGGGAGTTGACGCATTTACCTCCTGGCAAGAAGTccattggttgtaaatgggttTATCGCATCAAGTACCATTCTAATGGTACTATCGAACGGTACAAGGCCAGATTGGTCGTTCTTGGCAATCGCCAAGTTGAGGGCATTGATTATAATGAAACGTTTGCTCCTGTTGTGAAACTGGTCACCGTTCGCACTTTTCTCGCAGTAGCGGCTGCACGCAATTGGGAACTTCATCAAATGGATGTTCACAATGCTTTTCTTCATGGTGATTTGAAGGAAGAGGTGTATATGCGACCTCCACCAGGGTTTTCTCCTCCCCAGCCTAACCTTGTTTGTCGTCTGAAGAAATCTTTATACGGGTTGAAACAGGCTCCCCGGTGTTGGTTTGCCAAACTTAGTACTGCTTTAAAGCAATATGGCTTTATTCAATCTTATGCAGACTACTCATTGTTTACCCTGCGTCGTCATGCCGCTGAGA
This Coffea arabica cultivar ET-39 chromosome 3e, Coffea Arabica ET-39 HiFi, whole genome shotgun sequence DNA region includes the following protein-coding sequences:
- the LOC113737403 gene encoding uncharacterized protein; the protein is MRAILDLPYSDFLLRVGEGHEPEDLDGKISLCQDLLIQFNNKNESLNKLMDFVFSDLCLYSLDPYKMINKCVLTPKNSCVDDINEMIIDQFPGQAYVYMSTDRTLNERDQGDYQDFLNSLNLKGLPPSLKQHVLCAEIAVGEHRGKQVVLLRIPLQTSDTEKIGIPLKHILFPIKLCFAMTINKSQGQTLERVGIYLHEPVFSHGQLYIALSCAKMATAVKVLIMLPTFHDTVVEVKTLNVVYREILELAKN
- the LOC113737404 gene encoding probable disease resistance protein At4g27220 — translated: MDAIITIFARIGYYLTTPVGNRLSYLYDYRKIVKNLQEQVEELNDVRMDVEQSINEAKRNGKVIKVTVSKWSEAVESTIAETDSLIHKVNLDKRCLRGCFPDWIARYQLSKEAIEKTAIVMELQELQPREDIYITLPPLNIEILPEHLTPAENWAELVTLGASTSTTNEKSRAEDVISGASTSTLNQKSRSEDVNFGASTSILIEVSGAGDVTSGASTSTLKQKSRAEGVTSIASTSVMNEKSRAKDATSGASASVTSVKRKAEAVTFGASKPTVNENVVLQKKTVSEIIGQRRGLVNQIISHQREAVDQIFDALQDDNCAIIGMYGMGGMGKTTLAKEIGRMAETSGLFNKVIFAVVSRNIDVRKIQGRIGDMLGLYFQEESEMGRAGRLFERLTTQERILLILDDVWNFVNFKEIGIPVNFEGKGCKILITTRQRNLCSMTRFVRPKIPHHYRYCEKSANGDQFHNRSKRFIIINALNLAIAKNDQSGLVPFDSTIRMVLDAINPFTTNGLLARSTMGLRKTMEIPLRLLSDDESWNLFKTNAGSLADTFSPQQDDVAMKVARECCGLPLALVTVGRALRNKDLELWKAALQQLKKSKPLNINCNEEKNIFSCLKLSYDQLQSEDAKECFLLCCLFPEDHDIKIEDIASYGLGKGMFTDVDTMEEARRETRWIIRNLTDCCLLLDSSTEDSVRMHDMVRDFAISIASTREHGFVIKAGLGLKEWPNQETLERNAVIISLMTNHIQSLPERLICPKLEILLLGENEVFEIIPEGFFLGMPTLRVLDLSEKIGARSLNHYFEPDKWTSMLSSSFKLPSSFEALVNLRTLHLNHCKLDDVAVLGKLKRLEVLSFYGCDIEELPKEIGELVNLRLLDLNFCQKLKTVPATLLSRLCQLEELYMWESFHQWAIQGMVEDTSKACLSEITSLSHLTTLCIQVSNPESVPRKLHIPNVQKFEIVIGKGYDSVTCYPNSRSLSLREIKTSIPEGVKDILQNTEDLRLFCLYDEMIRNILDVDLRTLNNLRYLKVVACMETSFLLSMNQSASDAPAILAALESLHLQLMNELFVICPKLLPVGSLHKLKFLKLQSCKRMWVAITATLLQRLLSLEEVEATWCKQMSSVFDLGNISSENQQFLLSNLRIIRLHGLESLRTIWKGGVKPLPPSVRLVKLTVVELSSCGSLKVIFPYSIAQNLLQLEVLKINWCNKLERIVEKRPEDY